The following coding sequences are from one Plasmodium knowlesi strain H genome assembly, chromosome: 9 window:
- a CDS encoding tRNA nucleotidyltransferase, putative, which produces MSSLGAPAQIPPLTLLLFLALFLLLVETTTVKGVGRNTSCTLLATKKKHHHAKLFFGWKNNHMNLLGEKKIINCTRGLFFINANRRSHHLGGRSNIKRFNLHRYSTKEKMQDEAYVSYLKKYVVDDKKLGQVAREVVPNGQEGNLAPDGVLQIEELIKERIRKEEEELFAFLQKVNETYKLQSTLRVVGGWVRDKFLGISNDDIDVTVDNMKGSEFCNYIKEYIKEKEKKNFNFGIIKINSDQSKHLETSSFHLFNFQVDIVNLRNEKYTEESRIPEIVIGTPEEDALRRDFTVNALFYNLSSRRVEDYTKRGILHLKNKVICTPLDPYTTFLDDPLRIIRCIRFCGVFNFLVEKSIFDVLKNEHIMKAFKKKISRSRLSTEILKIFSKRCENIVLSLTLLNYSSYAKEIFSLPQNIFVKNEEVFEQPRRKGDKLNRKADHLPAGDALLPGSTVPGSTKKLHVGGDTNETTNKDENGVAPQNGGIHHEEGHGQGTFVNGSSRGDSKMDRMTNTLETGAYSNPEESPQTNGDGETDWCAEGLQYVKFFKDMEKNNLLRESFPGLDYHENLNNVQLCLYLLSLKNHHVHVKKGGKTEPVVDFIIRESLKFPLKHGKFCVQIYEGFSSLYKLYKNMDVFNFLKNSTCDGNKNAHITGDIVLFLKSVGEKWDLLLLIFFIFHKYKEVNKMFVTTITADVYLSDFAKKLYQYILKNKLQTAYNVKPFLKWPDIRHNFPQLSPNRIGEVYEQIIRFSCIHGENEAKCIEFLKDHFKE; this is translated from the exons ATGAGCTCGCTCGGCGCACCTGCACAGATCCCCCCGTTGACTCTGCTCCTGTTTCTGGCACTTTTTCTGCTCCTCGTGGAAACAACCACCGTTAAGGGAGTGGGCCGAAACACCAGCTGCACCCTCCTCGCTACCAAGAAAAAACACCACCATGCCAAGTTATTTTTCGGCTGGAAAAATAATCACATGAATCTtctaggggaaaaaaaaattatcaactgTACAAGAGGattatttttcataaatgCTAATAGAAGGAGCCACCACTTGGGTGGAAGAAGCAACATCAAACGTTTCAACCTGCATAGGTACAGtaccaaggaaaaaatgcaggaCGAGGCCTACGTTAGTTACTTGAAAAAGTATGTTGTCGACGATAAAAAATTGGGGCAAGTTGCGAGGGAAGTAGTACCAAATGGGCAAGAAGGAAACCTCGCCCCTGATGGGGTTCTCCAAATCGAAGAGCTGATAAAAGAAAggataaggaaggaagaagaggagttGTTCGCATTCCTTCAGAAGGTGAACGAGACATACAAGCTACAGTCCACCCTGAGGGTAGTCGGAGGTTGGGTACGAGACAAATTTCTTGGCATCTCAAATGATGACATAGACGTTACAGTAGATAATATGAAAGGATCCGAATTTTGTAACTATATAAAAGAgtacataaaggaaaaggaaaaaaaaaattttaattttggtATTATCAAAATTAATTCAGATCAGTCTAAACATTTAGAAACATCcagttttcatctttttaattttcaagTGGACATTGTAAATTtgaggaatgaaaaatatacagaAGAGAGTCGCATCCCAGAAATTGTTATTGGAACTCCAGAGGAAGATGCACTGAGAAGAGACTTCACTGTGAATGCACTCTTCTACAATTTGAGCAGTCGACGAGTAGAAGACTATACCAAAAGAGGCATTCTGCATTTAAAGAATAAAGTTATCTGCACACCACTTGATCCATATACAACCTTCCTCGATGACCCTCTTCGAATAATCAGGTGCATTCGATTTTGTGGGGTTTTTAACTTTCTCGTGGAGAAGTCCATTTTCGACGTTCTAAAAAACGAACATATTATGAAGgcctttaaaaagaaaatttcgaGAAGTAGACTCTCCACTGAAAttctaaaaatattttccaagAGGTGTGAAAATATCGTTCTATCTTTGACCTTGTTAAATTATAGTTCCTATgcgaaggaaattttttctctaccaCAGAACATCTTTGTAAAGAATGAAGAGGTGTTTGAACAACCTCGGCGGAAGGGTGACAAGTTGAACAGGAAGGCGGATCACCTCCCCGCGGGGGATGCCCTCCTTCCTGGCTCTACCGTGCCAGGTAGCACGAAGAAACTCCACGTCGGGGGGGATACTAACGAAACGACTAACAAAGATGAGAACGGTGTTGCCCCCCAAAATGGGGGCATCCATCACGAGGAAGGCCACGGGCAGGGAACATTTGTCAACGGTTCCTCCAGGGGTGACAGTAAAATGGACCGCATGACGAACACCCTTGAAACAGGGGCGTACTCCAATCCAGAGGAATCGCCCCAAACAAATGGGGATGGAGAAACAGACTGGTGTGCGGAAGGACTGCAATacgtaaaattttttaaggacATGGAAAAGAACAACCTGTTGAGGGAAAGCTTCCCGGGGCTGGATTACCatgaaaatttgaacaaCGTGCAGCTCTGTTTGTACCTTCTGTCGCTAAAAAATCATCACGTGcatgtaaaaaagggaggaaagacGGAACCAGTCGTGGACTTCATAATTAGGGAATCCCTAAAATTTCCACTCAAGCATGGAAAATTTTGTGTGCAGATATATGAAGGGTTTAGCAGCCTGTACAAGCTGTACAAAAACATGgacgtttttaattttttaaaaaatagcacTTGTGATGGGAACAAGAATGCACACATCACTGGGGATATTGTATTGTTCCTTAAAAGTGTTGGAGAGAAATGGGATTTGctacttttaattttttttatcttccacaAATATAAGGAGGTGAATAAAATGTTCGTGACCACCATCACCGCGGACGTGTACTTGTCAGACTTCGCCAAAAAGCTATACCAgtatattttgaaaaataaattgcagACAGCTTATAACGTCAAGCCGTTTCTCAAGTGGCCGGACATTCGGCACAACTTCCCGCAACTCTCGCCCAACAGAATCGGCGAGGTGTACGAGCAAATT ATTCGGTTTTCCTGCATCCACGGAGAGAATGAAGCCAAGTGTATCGAGTTTTTAAAGGATCACTTCAAAGAGTAG
- a CDS encoding CorA-like Mg2+ transporter protein, putative has protein sequence MFQWNHLTHCRCRLTYACLRTSAGSVSTRWLANLTDHKNENHSFSKKNFNNVFMQNIRITQDGQIKCERFFFSKYSLPYVLNIPVSDLRLIDSSNNHNPTLLVRKNMILLRTGFISCVIRFNELWMFEPNNPLVVKATNLVKKNFKRKSDLDGEEAEEERKINGQAEKVATCSEGKGDDYVGVAHKACPRAASDDPPEDGAPYCSLDGTQECHSPEELNHVNVKNHFYKHKTNIYFEFLCLDICMQLSIKEYEEDLYRLNERIKGIILQQRKEENNEINILTNNLLRDMMKIKNSLQKFSNLLNALRNGIERILNNHTDMENMYLTFIKTNIPKEGISSGNGNRLFNPLKDCSDLEIVLETHLQLTDELYRELENVEEKITHYEELMRLNLDYNRNKFILLNVKISFATLFFSISSVITSLFGMNLKNFCEDSDYVFFFVSLSVCISSFLGIHLTRNINTILRFFDRYRVK, from the exons ATGTTCCAGTGGAACCATTTAACGCACTGCAGATGTAGACTGACGTATGCGTGCTTACGAACATCGGCTGGTAGCGTGTCCACAAGATGGCTAGCCAATTTGACTGACCATAAAAACGAGAATCAtagtttttcaaaaaaaaatttcaacaatGTGTTCATGCAAAATATCAGGATTACGCAAGATGGGCAGATCAAGTGCGAGCggttcttcttttccaagTACAGCCTACCCTACGTTCTGA ACATACCCGTGAGTGACCTGCGCCTGATCGACTCCAGCAATAACCACAATCCCACCCTGCTGGTGAGGAAGAACATGATCCTTCTGCGCACGGGGTTCATCAGTTGCGTGATTCGATTCAACGAATTATGGATGTTCGAGCCGAATAACCCCCTAGTGGTGAAGGCCACCAATTTggttaaaaagaattttaaaaggaaaagtgacTTGGATGgtgaagaagcagaagaagagaGGAAGATAAATGGGCAGGCGGAGAAGGTAGCGACATGTTCCGAAGGGAAGGGTGATGACTATGTAGGGGTAGCTCATAAGGCATGTCCAAGAGCAGCTTCAGATGATCCACCTGAAGATGGCGCTCCGTACTGTTCCCTAGATGGTACGCAAGAGTGCCACTCTCCAGAAGAGTTAAACCACGTGAATGTTAAAAACCATTTTTATAAACACAAAACGAACATCTACTTCGAGTTCCTATGTTTGGATATTTGCATGCAGTTGTCTATAAAGGAGTATGAAGAAGACTTGTACCGCCTAAATGAACGAATCAAGGGAATAATCTTGCAACAACggaaagaggaaaacaaCGAAATCAATATCCTGACAAATAATTTACTCAGAgatatgatgaaaataaagaacagCTTGcagaaattttcaaatttgttaaaTGCCCTCCGTAATGGCATTGAGAgaattttaaataatcaTACGGACATGGAAAATATGTATCTTACTTTTATCAAAACAAATATACCGAAGGAAGGAATTTCTTCTGGTAATGGTAATAGGTTATTTAATCCGTTAAAAGACTGCAGTGATTTAGAGATCGTTTTAGAGACTCACTTACAATTAACGGATGAGCTGTATAGAGAATTAGAAAAcgtggaagagaaaattacTCATTATGAAGAACTGATGAGACTAAATCTAGATTACAATAGAAATAAATTCATTctgttaaatgtgaagataTCATTTGccactttgtttttttcgatttcttCTGTTATTACAAGTTTGTTCGgcatgaatttaaaaaatttttgtgaAGATAGCGACTATGTATTTTTCTTCGTGTCTCTTTCGGTCTGCATATCGTCTTTCCTTGGAATTCATCTCACGAGGAATATCAACACGATTCTCCGCTTCTTCGACAGGTATCGTGTGAAGTAA
- a CDS encoding phosphoglycerate mutase, putative — MTTYTLVLLRHGESTWNKENKFTGWTDVPLSEQGEKEAISAGNYLKEKNFRFDVVYTSVLKRAITTTWNVLKTGELLHVPVIKTWRLNERHYGSLQGLNKSETAKKYGEEQVKIWRRSYDIPPPKLDKEDSRWPGHNVVYKNIPKDVLPFTECLKDTVERVLPLWFDHIAPDILANKKVLVSAHGNSLRALVKHLDKLTEADVLELNIPTGVPLVYELDENLKPIKHYYLMDSEELKKKMDEVANQGKAK; from the exons ATGACGACATACACGTTGGTTCTACTAAGGCATG GTGAAAGCACTTGGAACAAGGAGAACAAATTCACGGGATGGACGGATGTACCCCTCAGTgaacaaggagaaaaggaagccat ATCCGCCGGAAACTAcctaaaggagaagaatttCCGCTTCGACGTCGTGTACACGTCGGTGTTGAAGAGAGCCATCACCACAACCTGGAATGTGCTGAAGACAGGAGAACTGCTACACGTACCTGTTATTAAAACATGGAGACTAAATGAAAGGCATTATGGATCTCTACAAGGATTGAACAAATCTGAAACGGCAAAAAAATACGGAGAGGAACAAGTGAAAATTTGGAGAAGATCCTATGATATCCCTCCTCCCAAGTTGGATAAAGAAGATAGTAGATGGCCAGGACATAATGTCGTTTACAAGAATATCCCAAAGGATGTGCTACCCTTTACGGAGTGTTTGAAAGACACCGTCGAAAGAGTTTTACCCCTCTGGTTCGATCACATAGCACCTGATATATtggcaaataaaaaggttcTTGTATCAGCACATGGAAATAGCTTGAGAGCGTTAGTCAAACATTTAGATAAATTAACCGAAGCAGATGTTTTGGAGCTCAACATTCCAACGGGTGTTCCCCTAGTGTATGAGTTGGATGAAAATCTCAAGCCAATTAAACACTACTACCTGATGGACAGTGAGGAactcaagaaaaaaatggacgaagTAGCAAATCAGGGAAAGGCCAAATGA